The Candidatus Malacoplasma girerdii genome has a segment encoding these proteins:
- a CDS encoding haloacid dehalogenase-like hydrolase, whose protein sequence is MNYRLLAVDLDGTLLTPFKSITSKDLNSLKKYNDAGGTIILCSGRAKKSMKHYVEQVNNAINSQLKYVIAFSGAMILNEKQEVIRECLIKHNVTKAMIDYCVKNHLFFWLHNRHAAENNAVYINNAILRIYCRIIKRMHAWKFDANKISDYNAYKINVYSPSKEKIRAFYKFITEKFNDDLEIFVTGKNEYEIIAHGISKGEAMSYLAEKNKISLNEVASIGDSGNDLSNAKVVKMSASIGNHSAELKLYSAINIKNHRNAVSYFIENHLLKENRPHIQMLATDLDGTLLNDEKNIDENTINIIQKHFGKTFKYFVVSTGRNVSISHSIFKKLHLTHENNCFIVANNGTIIYELGSHQVYFFQEIPHHIAKQLFDFIVESSKKIKIASVVHHFNFDQTKHLLMNERNTEYPIHSFNKDFFVKKLNAVQPNFFCDYNPIDLYIETSNIDDIRNIAKFVVYFDNKTDKDNWVKSIEEFNLPIVITSSGDSNIEINYHTINKGMAIKQLAKQLNISPYEILITGDELNDLSMLKLTEWSYTYESTKQEVKNMTRNILNSGPSKLVADAINDYLKNMDNF, encoded by the coding sequence ATGAATTATCGTTTACTAGCAGTTGATTTAGATGGAACACTTTTAACACCTTTTAAATCAATCACATCAAAAGATTTAAATAGCCTAAAAAAATACAATGATGCAGGTGGAACTATTATTTTATGCTCAGGAAGAGCAAAAAAATCCATGAAGCATTATGTTGAACAAGTAAACAATGCTATTAATAGTCAATTAAAGTATGTCATTGCTTTTAGTGGGGCAATGATTTTAAATGAAAAACAAGAAGTAATTCGTGAATGTCTAATTAAACATAATGTAACTAAAGCAATGATTGATTACTGTGTCAAAAATCATTTATTTTTCTGACTTCATAATCGTCATGCTGCTGAAAATAATGCTGTATATATTAATAATGCAATTTTAAGAATTTATTGTCGGATTATTAAACGTATGCATGCATGAAAATTTGATGCTAATAAAATTAGTGATTACAATGCATACAAAATTAATGTTTATTCACCATCAAAAGAAAAAATTCGAGCCTTTTATAAATTCATTACCGAAAAATTTAATGATGATTTAGAAATATTCGTAACTGGTAAAAATGAATATGAAATTATAGCTCATGGTATAAGCAAAGGTGAAGCTATGAGTTACTTAGCTGAAAAAAATAAAATTTCTTTAAATGAAGTAGCAAGCATTGGTGATAGTGGTAATGATCTTTCTAATGCTAAAGTTGTCAAAATGTCAGCATCAATTGGTAACCACTCGGCTGAATTAAAACTATATAGTGCTATAAACATTAAAAATCATCGTAATGCTGTCAGCTACTTCATTGAAAATCATTTGCTTAAAGAAAATCGTCCTCATATTCAAATGCTAGCAACTGATCTTGATGGCACACTTTTAAATGATGAAAAAAACATTGATGAAAACACAATTAACATCATTCAAAAACATTTTGGTAAAACATTTAAATATTTCGTGGTTTCAACAGGAAGAAATGTTTCTATATCACATTCAATTTTTAAAAAATTACATTTAACGCATGAAAATAATTGCTTTATAGTAGCAAATAACGGAACAATCATTTATGAATTGGGATCCCACCAAGTTTATTTTTTTCAAGAAATTCCCCATCATATTGCTAAACAATTATTTGATTTTATTGTTGAAAGCAGTAAAAAAATAAAAATTGCTTCGGTTGTACATCACTTTAATTTTGACCAAACAAAACATTTATTAATGAATGAACGTAATACTGAATATCCAATACACTCATTTAATAAAGACTTTTTTGTTAAAAAATTAAATGCAGTTCAACCTAATTTTTTCTGTGATTATAATCCAATAGATTTATATATTGAAACTAGTAACATTGATGATATAAGAAACATTGCTAAATTTGTAGTTTACTTTGATAATAAAACTGATAAAGATAATTGAGTAAAAAGTATTGAAGAATTTAACTTACCAATCGTTATAACTAGCAGTGGTGATTCTAATATCGAAATTAATTATCACACAATCAATAAAGGGATGGCAATAAAACAACTAGCGAAACAATTAAATATTTCTCCATATGAAATTTTAATAACTGGTGACGAATTAAATGATTTATCAATGTTAAAGTTAACTGAATGATCATATACATATGAATCAACAAAGCAAGAAGTGAAAAATATGACCCGAAATATTCTAAATAGTGGTCCTAGCAAACTGGTTGCTGATGCAATTAATGATTATTTAAAAAATATGGATAATTTTTAA
- the potA gene encoding spermidine/putrescine transport ATP-binding protein PotA gives MVTKNFIKLENISKVYDDGYLAVENINFNINRGDFVTILGPSGCGKTTLLKMIAGFENPTSGKIIVDNVDIQNLPINQRPTATVFQDYALFPNMNVYQNIAYGLKIMRKRLNNIPKQDKREEEKVYRDAAKKAVHQIKEIDKDIEKIIKKRYQFEQKRDSINEFRPVLKIKKEEQFADIINSLKEKMDKTYNKQNYPILKLSIINRLKRFLHKITKLFSSELNPVDYSFNGLNDYQKNALNYLKWYEFKKEFDQELKRYDERINNLNKLRSYWDNYPELKLDQYQTRFTTRKLTKKEIDNKVRDVIQTVGLVGSENKYPNDLSGGMQQRVALARAIVVEPDILLLDEPLSALDAKVRKQMQLELKELHRKLKLTFILVTHDQEEALFLSNKVIVMSKGKIQQIDSPKKIYNAPNNIWVANFIGEGNFVVMEYKDEKHLSFGDKLLPITNPNIMKKFKVGELVRLMFRPEDIDIVDANKTPFKAKVLSCNYMGETFKLSLKLDQQIISAKTYDAYEVGSTVGIEFDFKYAHCLAYYEEDNEYVKK, from the coding sequence ATGGTTACAAAAAATTTTATTAAATTAGAAAACATTAGCAAAGTTTATGATGATGGATACTTGGCAGTCGAAAATATAAATTTCAATATTAATCGTGGTGATTTTGTTACTATTTTAGGTCCAAGCGGATGTGGCAAGACAACATTACTAAAAATGATTGCCGGCTTTGAGAATCCAACAAGCGGAAAAATTATCGTTGATAATGTTGATATTCAAAATTTACCAATTAACCAACGTCCAACTGCTACTGTTTTTCAAGATTACGCATTGTTTCCTAATATGAATGTTTATCAAAATATTGCATATGGATTAAAAATCATGCGTAAACGCTTAAATAACATTCCTAAGCAAGATAAACGTGAAGAAGAAAAAGTTTACCGAGATGCAGCTAAAAAAGCTGTACATCAAATCAAAGAAATAGATAAAGATATTGAGAAAATAATCAAAAAACGATATCAATTTGAGCAAAAACGCGACAGTATTAATGAATTCCGACCTGTTCTTAAAATTAAAAAAGAAGAACAGTTTGCGGATATCATCAACAGCCTAAAAGAAAAAATGGATAAAACTTATAACAAACAAAATTATCCGATCCTTAAATTGTCCATAATTAATCGCTTAAAACGTTTTCTACACAAAATTACTAAACTTTTTTCTAGTGAATTAAACCCTGTTGATTACTCATTCAATGGTTTGAACGATTATCAAAAAAATGCTTTAAATTATTTAAAATGATATGAATTTAAAAAAGAATTTGATCAAGAATTGAAACGTTACGATGAACGAATAAATAATTTAAATAAATTGCGTTCATATTGAGATAACTATCCAGAATTAAAACTTGATCAATATCAAACTCGATTTACTACACGTAAATTGACAAAAAAGGAAATTGATAACAAAGTTCGTGATGTTATTCAAACAGTTGGCTTGGTTGGCAGTGAAAATAAATATCCTAACGATTTATCAGGTGGAATGCAACAACGTGTAGCATTAGCAAGAGCTATTGTTGTGGAACCAGATATTTTACTTTTAGATGAACCATTAAGTGCATTAGATGCAAAAGTTAGAAAACAAATGCAATTAGAATTAAAAGAATTACATCGTAAATTAAAATTAACTTTTATTTTAGTAACACATGATCAAGAAGAAGCTTTATTCTTATCAAATAAAGTAATTGTCATGTCAAAAGGAAAAATCCAACAAATTGACAGTCCAAAGAAAATTTACAATGCACCAAATAATATCTGAGTTGCTAATTTCATTGGTGAAGGAAATTTTGTTGTTATGGAGTATAAAGACGAAAAACACCTAAGTTTTGGTGACAAATTATTGCCAATTACCAATCCAAACATTATGAAAAAATTCAAAGTTGGTGAATTAGTACGATTAATGTTTCGTCCTGAAGATATTGATATCGTTGATGCCAATAAAACTCCATTTAAAGCAAAAGTATTAAGTTGTAATTATATGGGTGAAACATTTAAATTGTCTTTAAAGCTTGACCAACAAATTATTAGCGCTAAGACTTATGATGCATATGAAGTTGGTTCAACGGTTGGAATTGAGTTTGACTTCAAATATGCGCACTGTTTAGCTTATTATGAAGAGGACAATGAATATGTTAAAAAATAA
- a CDS encoding O-sialoglycoprotein endopeptidase, protein MAYKKIIIGIETSCDDTSIAIIADGKILSNKTFTKFKDHQKFGGIIPELAARNHANHLLNVFNDVLKEAKITSKQIDYIAYTAYPGLIGCLHTGKVFAKTLALVLNKPLIKINHMLAHAFSFSIEKSDSIKYPFLCLDVSGGHTIIYLFKDLNKYRIINQSNDDAVGECLDKIGRILKLPYPGGISLDNQFDPKQTSFPLIKHSLPQKPFSFSGIKTFITNKLHQAEQKNEPINKVLIGSSALKWCFDEIMIKLNYYISRYNVQYLAIGGGVAANSLLRNEIKKIPINVELVDKKYCGDNAAMIAHLTYLTILKKENSI, encoded by the coding sequence ATGGCTTATAAAAAAATAATTATTGGTATTGAAACTTCATGCGATGATACTTCCATTGCAATCATTGCTGATGGTAAAATTTTATCCAACAAAACATTTACTAAATTTAAAGACCACCAAAAGTTTGGTGGAATTATTCCTGAATTAGCTGCTCGCAATCATGCTAATCATTTATTAAATGTTTTTAATGATGTTCTAAAAGAAGCTAAAATTACATCTAAACAAATTGATTATATTGCTTATACAGCTTACCCTGGGCTAATAGGTTGTTTACATACAGGCAAGGTTTTTGCCAAAACTTTAGCATTAGTTTTAAATAAACCACTTATTAAAATAAATCATATGCTAGCACATGCATTTAGCTTTAGTATTGAAAAAAGCGATTCAATTAAATATCCTTTTTTATGTTTAGATGTAAGTGGTGGACACACAATTATTTATCTATTTAAAGACTTAAATAAATATCGCATTATTAATCAATCAAATGATGACGCTGTTGGCGAATGTCTTGATAAAATCGGTAGAATTTTAAAATTGCCTTATCCTGGTGGAATTAGTTTAGATAATCAATTTGATCCTAAACAAACTTCGTTTCCTTTAATTAAGCATTCATTACCGCAAAAACCATTTAGTTTTAGCGGAATAAAAACATTTATCACTAACAAACTTCATCAAGCTGAGCAAAAAAATGAACCAATAAATAAAGTGTTAATTGGGTCAAGTGCATTGAAGTGATGTTTTGATGAAATTATGATTAAGTTAAATTACTATATTAGTAGATATAATGTTCAATACTTAGCTATTGGTGGAGGAGTTGCAGCCAATTCACTACTGCGCAATGAAATTAAAAAAATACCAATTAATGTTGAATTAGTTGATAAAAAATATTGTGGCGATAATGCTGCAATGATTGCTCATCTTACATATCTAACGATATTAAAAAAAGAAAACAGCATCTAG
- the potB gene encoding spermidine/putrescine transport system permease PotB, which translates to MNMLKNKRFFRTAKANRALLLLPFILIVLLFIIIPLFLIIYKSFAPVDNLSFTENWAFIDNYIWGKILQSFLIALLATIICIGISYPFAMFLTFNIRSKNLKAIVVVLVTAPIWMSFLVKIVGLKTTFDLINGTQNSTFGDIYTVIGLVYIYLPFMILPLYNVLSEMPKNLIFASKDLGRSNAATFFYVILPYTFTALAAGVTLVFLPALTTVAVPQFMNGSSSGSMIGDIIMGWGADGQTNELSLARASTLSLVILLLILISYLLYVIGIKIYKKTKNKWFSRGIV; encoded by the coding sequence ATGAATATGTTAAAAAATAAACGTTTTTTTCGTACTGCCAAAGCAAATCGAGCATTATTATTGTTGCCATTTATTTTGATTGTTTTGCTTTTTATTATTATTCCCTTATTTTTAATTATTTATAAATCATTTGCTCCTGTTGATAATTTGAGCTTTACTGAAAATTGAGCATTTATTGATAATTACATTTGAGGTAAGATTTTACAATCATTTCTAATCGCACTATTAGCCACAATTATTTGCATTGGTATCAGTTATCCTTTCGCTATGTTTTTAACATTTAACATTCGTAGTAAGAATTTAAAAGCTATAGTTGTAGTCTTAGTAACTGCTCCAATTTGGATGAGTTTTTTAGTAAAAATAGTTGGTTTAAAAACAACATTTGATTTAATAAATGGTACGCAAAACTCAACATTTGGTGATATCTATACCGTAATTGGTTTAGTTTACATTTACTTACCTTTTATGATTTTGCCACTATACAACGTATTAAGTGAAATGCCAAAGAATTTGATTTTTGCTAGTAAAGATTTGGGTAGAAGTAATGCTGCTACTTTCTTTTATGTTATATTACCTTATACATTTACTGCACTTGCAGCTGGAGTCACATTAGTATTCCTCCCAGCCTTGACAACAGTAGCAGTTCCACAATTTATGAATGGAAGTAGTTCAGGTTCAATGATTGGAGACATCATTATGGGCTGAGGAGCTGACGGACAAACTAATGAGCTATCATTAGCTCGTGCTAGCACGCTTTCATTAGTTATCTTGTTATTAATTCTTATTAGTTACTTACTATATGTAATAGGAATTAAAATTTATAAAAAAACTAAAAATAAATGATTTAGTAGAGGTATTGTTTAA
- the potC gene encoding spermidine/putrescine transport system permease PotC, with translation MFNKNCKQLTKLGSFLKNWYILLVLMLIYIPLIVIILLSFNGQNKWGAVKINFGVPDFINWIKIWKEETFTEALVNTLLVSVVVVPITLLIAIFACYGMWKAKVSTKFMIINSSRLSIASPDSITGVSLILLFSATWIPIGLDYGYFTVVLAHISFCTPYALITIYPRIAKMKYNLVLASYDLGSSKFRTLTRVIIPYLMPAILSALAIVLAMSWDDFIITNLVNGSFQTIGTAIYTTRKGIKAWVVTFGSIMVIGVFLTVLLTHIIRTARNHRFGIKKGGKE, from the coding sequence ATGTTTAACAAGAATTGTAAACAATTAACGAAACTAGGATCATTTCTAAAGAATTGATATATTCTTTTGGTTTTAATGCTTATCTATATTCCTTTAATTGTGATCATTCTTTTAAGTTTTAATGGACAAAACAAATGAGGTGCAGTTAAAATTAATTTTGGTGTTCCTGATTTTATTAATTGAATTAAAATTTGAAAAGAAGAAACATTTACTGAAGCATTAGTTAATACATTATTAGTAAGTGTTGTTGTTGTCCCAATTACTTTATTGATTGCTATTTTTGCATGCTATGGAATGTGAAAAGCTAAAGTATCAACTAAGTTCATGATAATTAACTCTTCAAGACTTTCTATTGCTTCACCAGATTCAATTACGGGAGTAAGTTTAATTTTATTATTTAGTGCTACATGAATTCCAATAGGGTTGGATTATGGGTATTTTACTGTTGTTTTGGCCCACATTTCTTTTTGCACACCTTATGCATTAATTACTATATATCCACGAATTGCTAAAATGAAATACAATTTAGTACTTGCAAGCTATGATTTAGGAAGTAGTAAGTTTCGAACATTAACGCGTGTCATTATTCCTTACTTAATGCCAGCTATTCTAAGTGCGTTAGCTATTGTATTAGCAATGAGTTGAGATGATTTTATCATCACAAACCTAGTTAATGGTTCATTTCAAACTATTGGTACAGCAATTTACACAACACGTAAAGGAATTAAAGCTTGGGTCGTAACTTTTGGTTCTATTATGGTTATTGGTGTTTTTTTAACAGTGTTATTAACGCATATTATCCGTACAGCAAGAAACCACAGATTTGGTATCAAAAAAGGAGGAAAAGAATAA
- the potD gene encoding putative spermidine/putrescine-binding periplasmic transport protein yields the protein MKHKLISLGSLALLCPSVLALTSCSNNTIVIANFESYMSTDLIDAVEKKFHDQAQFLYYGTNEDIDRKFDRNYDVATPSSYQAINMIKRGSIHRIDWSVFDLYKPDQEHITKNKINNGHDALKLFTKPIQIIIEEQSKDIFQPDANGYIPNLLDYCIPYFLQSWIFAYKGDKIKDLEQNSTWVQTIDKISNKSATGDKRFKNTKLACIDDVRSLYGISHLIENERNAIPAEDWTVNPSENDNRYQYEITYKNLKDSFLKNSFWLNSDSGSVLNSFADPNGDIGAFAYNGDILYACQGADTYDVDYNNDNVHVITPNQNLLAIDMMVINAKANGEHLNKIYEMLKFMLLDGVDSTNEITERDKNGSYVKGPMCNFESVQYTDVFKTINDYVNKKDNDSRPAQDSYFGLMFDWEKEEGETDEAYNKRINNQYAKINLWLSIYNVPDMSSYINFIEKPINGHQKSDMYGAYVKTIKNGL from the coding sequence ATGAAACATAAATTAATATCATTAGGTTCACTAGCATTATTATGTCCTTCAGTATTAGCACTAACAAGTTGTAGTAATAACACAATTGTTATTGCAAACTTTGAAAGCTATATGTCAACTGATTTAATTGATGCAGTCGAAAAAAAATTTCATGATCAAGCACAATTCTTATATTATGGAACCAATGAAGATATTGATCGCAAATTTGATCGTAATTACGATGTCGCAACTCCGAGTTCATATCAAGCAATTAACATGATTAAACGTGGTTCTATACATCGAATTGATTGAAGTGTTTTTGATTTGTATAAACCTGATCAAGAACATATAACTAAAAACAAAATTAATAATGGTCATGATGCATTAAAATTATTTACTAAACCAATCCAAATCATTATTGAAGAACAATCTAAAGATATTTTTCAACCAGATGCAAATGGATATATTCCTAATCTTTTAGATTACTGTATACCATATTTTCTTCAATCATGAATTTTTGCCTACAAAGGTGATAAAATTAAAGATCTTGAACAAAATAGTACATGAGTGCAAACAATTGACAAAATTTCTAATAAGTCAGCTACTGGTGATAAACGATTTAAAAATACTAAATTAGCATGTATTGATGATGTTAGAAGTTTATATGGTATCAGTCATCTAATTGAAAATGAACGTAATGCAATTCCTGCAGAAGACTGAACGGTAAATCCTAGTGAAAATGATAATCGTTACCAATACGAAATAACATATAAAAATTTAAAAGATAGTTTTCTTAAAAATTCTTTTTGATTAAATTCAGATTCAGGTTCAGTATTAAACTCTTTTGCTGATCCAAATGGTGATATTGGTGCGTTTGCATATAATGGTGATATTTTGTATGCTTGTCAAGGTGCTGATACATATGATGTCGATTACAATAATGATAATGTTCACGTTATAACTCCTAATCAAAATCTTTTAGCTATTGATATGATGGTAATTAATGCTAAAGCAAATGGTGAACATTTAAACAAAATCTATGAAATGCTTAAATTTATGCTTTTAGATGGAGTTGATAGTACAAACGAAATTACTGAAAGAGATAAGAACGGTTCATACGTTAAAGGTCCAATGTGTAATTTTGAATCTGTTCAATATACCGATGTCTTCAAAACAATTAATGATTACGTTAATAAAAAAGACAACGATAGTCGCCCAGCTCAAGATTCTTATTTTGGATTAATGTTTGATTGAGAAAAAGAAGAAGGTGAAACCGATGAAGCATACAATAAACGAATTAATAATCAATATGCCAAAATTAATCTTTGGCTAAGCATCTATAATGTCCCAGATATGTCAAGTTATATTAACTTCATTGAAAAACCAATTAACGGGCACCAAAAATCAGATATGTACGGTGCATATGTAAAAACAATTAAAAATGGCTTATAA
- a CDS encoding BspA-like protein, which produces MNNKLVKKWCYWVLLSLFAPLLTLINTKTNSEIKVANNDVGLTNEVININASELFDNDQTVSGTINYDVETKTIIKGDNLSFNLTSNLTKEFTLKSSFTQKNINYQIEQIGDNLFENLFYINEKITNCSIIFAIDNGYTRISQNAFKCGVALTKIYLPNTLISIDDCAFSGCSNLSSINFPNQLTNIGNYAFQNNLNLKDITNGFTDITNFGEGVFIGCSSITSVGELNSSLTSISKNLFNGCSSLEAINIPDNVTLINEGAFASCTSLRLITLTENSKLNEIDSSAFKSCKSLTSFYFPKELKKIGGFAFNDNVSMKEINLPASIIELGNCAFQNCSGIQIIYLNWEAVNNTALVLGSDKAKNIFKGIEKETKIFIPQVANKQLYIDLYNEYNKVLKQYGLKVFGPDPNIYNFTSPILIASLVGMFSIVGLMTTWYLVKTYRDKKNKNS; this is translated from the coding sequence ATGAATAATAAGCTTGTGAAAAAGTGATGCTATTGAGTATTATTGTCTTTATTTGCACCTTTGTTAACGTTAATAAATACTAAAACAAATAGTGAAATTAAAGTTGCAAATAATGATGTTGGTTTAACTAATGAAGTAATCAATATTAATGCTAGTGAATTGTTTGATAATGATCAAACAGTGAGCGGCACAATTAATTATGATGTTGAAACTAAAACAATTATTAAAGGCGATAATTTAAGTTTTAATTTGACATCAAATTTGACAAAAGAATTTACATTGAAAAGTTCTTTTACACAAAAAAATATAAACTATCAAATTGAACAAATTGGCGATAATTTATTTGAAAATCTTTTTTATATCAATGAAAAAATTACAAACTGTTCAATTATTTTTGCAATTGATAACGGATATACAAGAATTAGTCAAAATGCGTTCAAATGCGGGGTTGCATTAACAAAAATTTATCTACCAAATACACTAATTTCAATTGATGATTGTGCTTTTAGTGGATGTTCTAATTTATCATCAATTAATTTCCCAAATCAACTAACTAATATTGGTAATTATGCTTTTCAAAACAATTTGAATTTAAAAGATATTACCAATGGCTTTACTGATATTACTAATTTTGGTGAAGGAGTTTTTATTGGCTGTAGTTCAATTACTAGCGTTGGGGAATTGAATTCATCACTAACATCAATAAGTAAAAATTTATTTAATGGTTGCTCAAGTCTTGAAGCAATCAATATTCCCGATAATGTTACTTTAATCAATGAAGGTGCGTTTGCATCATGCACATCTTTAAGATTAATTACTTTAACTGAAAATAGTAAATTAAATGAAATAGATTCAAGTGCATTTAAGAGTTGTAAATCACTAACATCATTTTATTTTCCAAAAGAATTAAAAAAGATTGGTGGTTTTGCTTTTAACGATAATGTTTCAATGAAAGAAATTAATCTTCCTGCAAGTATTATTGAACTTGGAAACTGTGCTTTTCAAAATTGTAGTGGGATACAAATAATTTATTTAAATTGGGAAGCAGTTAATAATACAGCTTTAGTTCTAGGTAGCGACAAAGCTAAAAATATTTTTAAAGGGATTGAAAAAGAAACAAAAATTTTTATTCCACAAGTTGCTAATAAGCAACTATATATTGATTTATATAATGAATATAATAAAGTACTTAAACAGTATGGTTTAAAAGTATTTGGGCCTGACCCTAACATTTATAACTTTACCTCACCAATTTTAATTGCTTCATTAGTAGGAATGTTTTCAATAGTTGGATTAATGACAACTTGATATTTGGTTAAAACATATCGCGATAAGAAAAACAAAAACAGCTAG